From the genome of candidate division WOR-3 bacterium:
ATATTTTTCACAAACTATTTAATCTTAATCCTCTTAACCACTATTTCACCATATTTTTTCTCTATTTACTCCAAATTATAAAAGAGCAATTTAGATTCTTTGTCTATTAAAATTTCCTTTTTTCAGGTGCATCAAATAAAAACCTGTTAATAAAACTTTTTAAAAATCCCCTCCCACTTTTTAAATCACCGTAAACAAATTGAACTCTCCTGAAAACAATAAAAATTAAAAAAATTAAAGGTAAAAAAGAAAATTCCCTAAATTTTAAAAAAATATAAAGAGAAATAGAAAAAATAAATATAATTATATAAAGAGCTACCTCTTTTATAAAAAATAAAGGTGAAAAAATTAATAAAAAAATTAAAGTTTCTTTTGGAAAAAGAGTAAAAAGAAAACCAAGGGATGTAGCAATACCCCTTCCACCCTGAAATTTAAGAAAAATAGAATAAGAATGCCCTAAAGCTGCAAAAAAACCTGATAAAAAGGAATAAAAAGGAGAAGAACCCAAAAATTTCGGGATTAAAGCAGAAATTAACCCTTTTAAGAAATCAAGAATAAAAGCTAAAAAACCATACTTAAAACCAAGAGTCCTTCTTACATTCGCGCCACCCACATTACCGGAACCAACTTTCCTTATATCAACACCCTTTAATTTGCCAATTATAAAAGAAAAAGGGATTGAGCCAATTAAATAACCTGTAAGGGAAAATATTAAAGTTTCCATTTTGATATTCTCCATAATATAAAAAAAGAACCTGAAAATGCAAAAATGTAAAAGGAGAAAAATCTCCATAAAAAAACTATAAGAGGAATAAAAGAACTTTCCAGATTTTTTGAGATTAAAAAGAAAGATATTATTTCAGCATAACCAATTCCACCGGGTGAAGGAGAAAAAAGTAAAAGCACATATATAAAAGATGAAAGCAAAAAAATTTTAAAAAATTCTATCTTTACTCCAAGAGCAAAAAAAATTAAAGGTATAATTAAAACAAGACTTAAAAAACTTTTAAAGGCAAATAAAAGGGATAATAATAGATAATGAGGATTTTTCAAAAATATAATAAAAACTCTTTTAAAATTAATAAGTTCAATAAAAAGGTAATTGAGTATCTTTTTAAAATTCCCCTCAAATTTAAAAGAAAAGGATTTCAATGTTTCTTCTGGAAGAATAAAAAGAAATAAGAGAATAATAAACATCAAAATTATAAGTAAAATTATATAAGAAAAAATCATTCTTATATATGGATTTTTATTAATTGGTAAAAAATTTAAGTTTAAAATTAAAGAGCTAAATAAAAATAAATATTTAAAAAATGCAAAAATATATAAAATAAAAGTGCCTTCACCAAGAGATAATTTTTTTCTTGAAAGTAAAAAAAGTTGATAGGGAAGACCACCTGAACCAAATGGTGTTATTGAAGCAAGAAAATATCCTGAAAGAAGAAGCTCAATAGAAAATGAAAGATTAACTTTTTTATTTAAGGAAAAGGAGGCAAAACTTATACTTAAACCAGCAAAAATTATATAAAAAAAGGAAGATAAAATTAATAAAAACACAAAGAAAATTTTTATGCTTTTAAAATATTGAATATCCAGTTTAGAAAAGGAATGAAAAAAAACAAAAAGAAAAGAAATAAAAAAAATTAAAAATAATAATCTTATTCCTTTTTTAACTTTTTTCCTTTCAATAATTTTCATTTTAAAATTATATTCTATGATAGTTTTCTGGCAGGATGAAAAACTTCCCTTAAATACAAATTTTTTTGGACCAAAACCTGTAAGATTTTTAGAAATAGGCTTTGGTAAGGGAGATTTTTTAATTCACCTT
Proteins encoded in this window:
- a CDS encoding flippase-like domain-containing protein; the encoded protein is MKIIERKKVKKGIRLLFLIFFISFLFVFFHSFSKLDIQYFKSIKIFFVFLLILSSFFYIIFAGLSISFASFSLNKKVNLSFSIELLLSGYFLASITPFGSGGLPYQLFLLSRKKLSLGEGTFILYIFAFFKYLFLFSSLILNLNFLPINKNPYIRMIFSYIILLIILMFIILLFLFILPEETLKSFSFKFEGNFKKILNYLFIELINFKRVFIIFLKNPHYLLLSLLFAFKSFLSLVLIIPLIFFALGVKIEFFKIFLLSSFIYVLLLFSPSPGGIGYAEIISFFLISKNLESSFIPLIVFLWRFFSFYIFAFSGSFFILWRISKWKL
- a CDS encoding glycerol-3-phosphate acyltransferase, whose translation is METLIFSLTGYLIGSIPFSFIIGKLKGVDIRKVGSGNVGGANVRRTLGFKYGFLAFILDFLKGLISALIPKFLGSSPFYSFLSGFFAALGHSYSIFLKFQGGRGIATSLGFLFTLFPKETLIFLLIFSPLFFIKEVALYIIIFIFSISLYIFLKFREFSFLPLIFLIFIVFRRVQFVYGDLKSGRGFLKSFINRFLFDAPEKRKF